In the Streptomyces spororaveus genome, TGGTCTTCCAGTCGTACAGCCTCTTCCCGAACCTGAGCGCCCGGGACAACGTCGCCTTCGGCCTGCGCGTACGCAAGGTCGGCGCGGCCGAGCGCCGCGAACGCGCCGCCGAACTCCTCGACCTGGTGGGCCTGCCCGACCACGGCGACCGCTACCCGCACCAGATGTCCGGCGGCCAGCAGCAGCGTGTCGCACTCGCGCGCGCCCTGGCCCTGCGCCCGCGCGTGCTCCTGCTCGACGAACCGCTCTCCGCGCTCGACGCCAAGGTACGGGCGAACCTGCGCGAGGAGATCCGCCGCCTCCAGCTCTCCCTCGGCATCACCACCGTCTTCGTCACCCACGACCAGGAGGAGGCACTGTCGATGGCCGACCGGGTCGCCGTCCTGAACGCCGGGAAACTGGAACAGTGCGCCGCGCCGGCCGAGCTGTACGACCGCCCGGCCACCCCTTTCGTCGCCGAGTTCGTCGGCACCATGAACCGGCTGCCCGGCCGGCTCACCGACTCCGGTCTGGTGGCGGTGGCGGGGGCGCGCCTGCCCGTCGACGGCCCGGTCCCCACGACGCCGCAGGTGCAGGTCCTCGTACGCCCCGAGAACGTCACCGTCACCGCCGACGACGCGGGCACGGCCACCGTGGTCTCCGCCTCCTTCCTCGGCTCCGTGACCCGGCTCCGGCTGGAACTGCAGGACGGGGTGAGCGTCAAGGCGGACCTGCCGTCGCGGGACGCCGGAGCCCTGGTGCCGGGGGCACGCGCCACCGTGGGACTGGCCGAGCGGCCCGTTCTCGTCGTGGCCGGGTCCGCGTGAGCGCCCTGGCGGCGGTCCTGTTCGACATGGACGGCACCCTCGTCGACACCGAGGTGCTGTGGTGGCGCACCACCGAGGAGGTGGCCGGCGGCCTCGGCCACCGGCTCACCGAAGCGGACGCGCCGGAGGTCGTCGGCCGCGCGGTGGAGGACACCGCCGCGCACCTCGTACGGGTCTCGGGCGGGGGAGACCCGGCGGACGTGGCGGCGGCGCTCACCGAGAACTTCTTCCGCGGGGTCGAGGCCGGGGCGCCCATGCGCCCCGGCGCCCAGCGGCTGCTGACCGCGCTGGAGGCGGAGGGCGTGCCCTTCGCCCTGGTCAGCGCCTCGCCGCGGGTCGTCGTCGACTCGGTGGTCGGGGGCTCCCTGGCCCATGTCCCCTTCGCCTTCACCCTGTCCGCCGACGACACCGCCCGCACCAAGCCGCACCCGGACCCCTACCGGGCCGCTGCCGGGCGCCTCGGCCTCGCACCGGCGGACTGCGTCGCGGTGGAGGACTCGCCGGACGGCGCCGCCTCCGCGGAGGCGGCCGGCTGCGCGGTCCTGGTGGTCCCCTCCCTGCTCGCCGTCCCGGCGTCCCCACCGCGGACCTTCGCCGGGTCCCTGGAGGACGTCACCGTGGCAGGGCTGCGACGCTGCCTGACGGCTCCGGGCTGACCCCGGGCCGGGGGCGGGCCGGGCTCAGGCCGGCAGGCCGAGGATGTCCAGGATGGCCTCCGCGTAGGCGGCGGTCCCGGAACCCGGGGCGGTGGCGACCTCACGGCGGAAACCGTCCACACCCGTACGGATGAAGGCGGTGCACTGCCCGTGCAGTCCGGCCTCGTGGGTGCCGCCGTCGTCCACCGTGCACAGCAGGGCGAGCAGCGTCCACAGCAGGGCCTCGCGGGTCGCCCGCCGGGGCGGCCCCGCCGCCCACACGGCCATCAGCACACCGCACACCGCCGGAGCGGGCGGCTTCAGGTGCTCCGCGAAGAAGACGTGCCCCTCCAGCGCGTGGAACGCGGAAGGATGCCCCTCGGCGGCATCCCGTACGGCGTCCATCAGATGGCCCGCCGAACGGCCGCAGCCGCACTCGACGGCCTCCCAGTCGTGCCGCGCGATCTCCGCCGCCACAGCATCCGGAACCAGCGGGCTGCGCAGCACCGCGGACCGGCGCAGCAGAGCCTGCTGCCGCTTCTCGCTCCCCGTCATGGGGCACAGTATGAGGCCAGGTCGCAGTGGTCGGCGAGGGGGGTCGGAACCGGATCACGGGGGCCGCCGTCTGAGACCCCGTGTGGATGAAACGAAGAATTCTCGCGCTGCTGTTCGCCCTGCTCGCGACCCAGCTGGGCGCACTGGTCAACCCGGCCTACGCGTGCGGGTGCGGGGCCATGATTCCCGACGGCCAGTCCCGGATCGGCGTCGACCGGGAGACCTCCGTCGTGCGCTGGGACGGCCGTACGGAGCAGATAGTCATGCGGTTCACCGTCGGCGGGGACGCCCACCGGGCCGCCTGGATCATGCCGGTGCCGGGCCGGGCCACGGTGGAGCTGGGCGACGGCAAGATGTTCGACGAACTGACCCGGCTCACCCGGCCCGTGCACAAGGACCGCGGCTACTTCTGGCCGCGCGAGCGCGACTGGCCCTTCTCCTCGGACACCCGGGACGGCGTCGGGGACCGGGCGCCCGGCAGTGCCGCGCCGCCGGTCGGGGTCGTCGGGCGCGAGCAGCTCGGAGACTTCGACGTGGCACGCCTGACCGCCACCGACCCGGACGCCCTGAGGAACTGGCTGGAGAGCAACGGCTTCAAGCTGCCCGACCGCCTCGCCACCGAGGTCAAGCCGTACGTGGACCAGGGCTGGGAGTACGTGGCGGTACGGCTGGCCCCGCGCGGGCCGGGCCATCCGCTGCGCGGCGACCTGGACCCGCTGCGGATCCGCTTCGACAGCGCCCGGCTCGTCTACCCGATGCGGCTCTCCCGGATGGCGCAGACACCGCAGTCCCTCGGCCTGTACGTCCTCGCCGACCACCGCATGGAGCCCGCCTCCCCGATCGGCGGCTCCGCACCCGAGGTGACCTTCGCGGGCACCATCCACCCCGAGGACGGCCCGCTCGCCGACCTGGCCGGTGCCGAGCCGGTCTTCCTCACCGCCGTCGACCAGCGGTTCCCGGTGCCGAGCCGCATCGACGCCGACCACGAACTGCGCGCCACGGCCAAGGACACCCCGTACCGCAGGGCGATCTACCACGACAAGCTGCTCAGGGTGGGCGGCGTCCCGCTCTGGCTCCTGACGCTGGGCGCCGCCATGGTGGTTTTGACTGCAGCCTCCGTCGCCGTCGTGCGCCGACGCGAACGCCGCCCGCGCCCGGCCGGGGCCTCCTGACCCGGCGTCATGCCCGGCGCCCGGGACGCCTCACACCCCCTCGCGGCGCTGCGGCGGGATCACGACCACACGCTGACCGGGCGCCGCCCGCCGACTGATCCGCTCGCCGTCCTCGGGGTCGGCCGCGAACAGGAGCAGCGCGGCCAGCCGGTCCCGCACCGGCGGTATGTCGTCGGCCACCGGGCAGATCACCGCGTACGGCCGGCCCCGTACGTACAGGGGCAGGCCGCCCGCGAAGGAAGGGGCCTCCATGTAGTGGGTGGCCGGATGGACACCGGTCTCGTGCCGGAGGAAGTCCGACGCCGGGCCGACGAAGCGGGCCATCCGGTCCCGCAGCTCCATCCGCCGGTAAGGGTCCTGCTCCAGCCGCCAGTTCGCGGCCTCCATCGCCTCGCGCCGCCGCTGCTCGCGCGCTTCCCGTTCCGCCGCCTCGGCGGCCAGGTCCGCGGCCCGCTGCCGCTCCTCTTCCTCACGGCGGCGCAGGGCCGCCTCCCACTGCTCCTTGTGCGCGGCCCGCAGCCACTCGTGGGCCACGGCGACCGCCCGGCGCCGCGCATGCGCGGCACGGATCTCCTCCTCGGCCATCCGCGCGTACCCCGGCGTCACCCACCGCATGACCGCCTGCTCACCGGGGCGGGCCCCGGTCACCTCGGACCGGATCACACTCCCGGCGCAGAGCGCCGCCACGAACCGCCCCAGCGGGAAGGGCCCGGGCGACGTCCACGCGCCGTGACCCCCGCACGGGAGCGGGCCCCGGAAGTCCTTGGGGCGGTCGTCGCCGGCCCCCGGCGGCTCGGTCCTGCGGCAGTCCGCGCGGTCCGCGCACCAGTCCGGCACGAACCGGGCCGCCCCGGCCACGACCTGGAGGGGCCCACCGTCCTGGGGCCGGGCGATCCGTACCGCAGGTACCGTGTCGAGCCACGGCACCCGCTTGCGGTCCGTGAACCAGCACACCTCCATGCCGTCCGCCGCGTAGCGGGCGGTGCGCATCCCGATCCCGGCCACCGAGATCCCGGACAACTGGGCCTCCAGCGCCGTCCGGCGGCCGCCGTCCGGCGACTGCGCCAGTACGTCGGCACGCCAGGACCCGTCCGGCGCGGCCACCTCGTACTCGGCGGACCACCCGGCGGCCCGGGCGGCCGTCGCCAGCTCCAGCTTCAACAGGTGGTGCGCCATGCTCTCGCCGGCGGACGCACAGTGCGGCGCGCCGTCGGCATGCCGCAGGTACCACACGTCCCGCCCACGGTGGGTGAGGTGCACCAGGTGCACCTGCCATCCGCACTCATGGCAGGAAACCGGTGCCGGCGCCTTCGGCCGGTGCAGCGCGCTCCGGTCCTGCCCGCACCCCAGATCCGGAAACGTGGCGTCGATGCGACCCCACTCGGCATGCACGCCGACGAACGCCATGGTCCCCCCGTCCTCCCGCTGCGGCCGCACCCCCGGGCCGTCGTACGACATACATACTTACGTCCAACGGCCTTTGCGCCGAAGGCGCCTCGCGGTGAGGGCGGCAAACGGGACCGTGCGCGACGGACCCGGCCGGCGCATCCCGCGGGGTACTCACGGGGGTACTCACGCGGGGAGCCGAGTACCCGCCCCGATGTGCCGTGCGAGCCGCCCTCCTAGGGTGTGGGCATGCCCTCCGCACGGTCCTCCGCCCCGACAGCGCCACCCCGCCCGCGCCCACGCCCACGCCCACGCCCGCGTCCCGTCCGTGCCGTGCTGGCGCTCGGGGGTGTCGTCTGCCTTCTGGCCACCGGCTGGGGCGCGTACCGGTTGTGGAACGGCGAGCCGTACCCCGACGCCGATCCCCAGGCCGTCGCCACACGGCTCGGTGCGCAGGCCGAACGCGTCCGGGACGATCTGGCCGTACCCGTGCCGGCCGACGCGCTGCCCAGCCGGGCGGACACGGGCGCCTGCTCCTACCGCGGACTGCGTTCCGTCGCCCACATCGACGAGAGCCGCCCGGACGTCCGCAGCTTCAGCCTCGCCTGGCAGACCACCGGAGTTCCGGAGGAGACCGCCCGGGCCGCTGAGCGGCGGGTCCGCCTCCGGCTGGCGCGGCAGGGCTGGAAGCTCGCCGCGGAGAACATCTCCGACATGGGGTTCCGCTACGAGGACCCGGGCACCGGTGACCGGGTCGACGTGGACTGGTACGAGCCCACCGGGACGCTCGCCGCCCGTGTCCACGCGCCCTGCGGGAAGGTCCCCGGGGACCACCCCGGGTAGGCGCGCCTCCCGGCCCGGGCCGGGCCGCGCCCCCGCGGGGTTGACGCGTGAGCGCCTGGACACCAACCTTGCACCGGAGTTACCGACAGGTAAGGGGAAACGGTGGTGTCCATGGACGAGGACGGCGCACGACGGCTCGCACAGGACCGGGACGACGCGGAGCTGATGTTCCAGGGAGTCGCGCGCCAGGCCGAGCTGGTGCGCGCCGGCAAGACCACCTCACGCGCCCTCGTCGAGGCGGCGCTGCGCCGCATCGCCCGGACCGACCCCGTCCTCGGCGCCTTCCGCGTCGTCCTCGCCGAGCAGGCCCTCGCCGAGGCCGACGCGCGTGACGCGGCCGAGCCGACCGGGCCGCTCCACGGCGTGCCCATCGCCGTCAAGGACGAGCTGGACGTCGCGGGGCAGGTCACCACCTTCGGCGGCGCCGCCAACCGGACCCCCGTCGCCGCCGATTGCGAAGCGGTACGCCGCCTGCGCGCCGCCGGAGCCGTCGTCATCGGCAAGACCACGATGCCCGAGTTCGGCCAGTGGCCCTTCACCGAGTCCGCCGCCCACGGGCACACCCGCAATCCCTGGGACACCACCCGCACCCCCGGCGGCTCCAGCGGCGGCAGCGCCGCCGCCGTCGCGGCCGGACTGGTCGGGGCGGCCCTCGGCGGCGACGGCGGCGGATCCATCCGCATCCCGGCCGCCTGCTGCGGTCTGTTCGGCCTCAAACCCCAGCGCGGCCGGGTCTCCACCGCCCCGAACCCGCACCTCTGGTACGCCCTCGGCACCGTGGGGCCGCTGACCCGCAGCGTGGGCGATGCCGCTCTGCTCTACGACGTCCTGGCCGGCACCACCCCCACCGACCGCTGGAGCGCCCGCCCCGCGGCCACCGGCTGGGTGGAAGCCCTGGAGACGCCGCCCGGCCGCCTGCGCATCGGATACTCGGCCAAGTCGGCCGTGCCCGGGGTACGCCCGCATCCGGAACACGTCGGGGCCGTCCTGGAGTCCGTACGGGCCCTGCGCGAACTGGGCCACGACGTACGGGAGGTCGACCCCCGCTACCCCGACGCGACGGCCCCGTTCGCCGCCCAGTTCTGCGGCGGAGTACGGGCGGAGGCCGACGCCGTCGACCGTCCCGACCTGCTGGAACGGCGCACCCGTCGTACTCTCGCGCTCGCCCGGCTGGTCCCCGAATCCGCCGTGGAACGCGGGATCCGGGCGGGGG is a window encoding:
- a CDS encoding DUF2330 domain-containing protein produces the protein MKRRILALLFALLATQLGALVNPAYACGCGAMIPDGQSRIGVDRETSVVRWDGRTEQIVMRFTVGGDAHRAAWIMPVPGRATVELGDGKMFDELTRLTRPVHKDRGYFWPRERDWPFSSDTRDGVGDRAPGSAAPPVGVVGREQLGDFDVARLTATDPDALRNWLESNGFKLPDRLATEVKPYVDQGWEYVAVRLAPRGPGHPLRGDLDPLRIRFDSARLVYPMRLSRMAQTPQSLGLYVLADHRMEPASPIGGSAPEVTFAGTIHPEDGPLADLAGAEPVFLTAVDQRFPVPSRIDADHELRATAKDTPYRRAIYHDKLLRVGGVPLWLLTLGAAMVVLTAASVAVVRRRERRPRPAGAS
- a CDS encoding HAD family hydrolase translates to MSALAAVLFDMDGTLVDTEVLWWRTTEEVAGGLGHRLTEADAPEVVGRAVEDTAAHLVRVSGGGDPADVAAALTENFFRGVEAGAPMRPGAQRLLTALEAEGVPFALVSASPRVVVDSVVGGSLAHVPFAFTLSADDTARTKPHPDPYRAAAGRLGLAPADCVAVEDSPDGAASAEAAGCAVLVVPSLLAVPASPPRTFAGSLEDVTVAGLRRCLTAPG
- a CDS encoding ABC transporter ATP-binding protein → MSTTPTTLPTAGKPADPARPAGARVEFRGLRRAFGSTVALDGLDLTVEPGELLALLGPSGCGKTTALRVVAGFEQPDSGEVLVDGADITRVPANRRDAGMVFQSYSLFPNLSARDNVAFGLRVRKVGAAERRERAAELLDLVGLPDHGDRYPHQMSGGQQQRVALARALALRPRVLLLDEPLSALDAKVRANLREEIRRLQLSLGITTVFVTHDQEEALSMADRVAVLNAGKLEQCAAPAELYDRPATPFVAEFVGTMNRLPGRLTDSGLVAVAGARLPVDGPVPTTPQVQVLVRPENVTVTADDAGTATVVSASFLGSVTRLRLELQDGVSVKADLPSRDAGALVPGARATVGLAERPVLVVAGSA
- a CDS encoding amidase, which produces MDEDGARRLAQDRDDAELMFQGVARQAELVRAGKTTSRALVEAALRRIARTDPVLGAFRVVLAEQALAEADARDAAEPTGPLHGVPIAVKDELDVAGQVTTFGGAANRTPVAADCEAVRRLRAAGAVVIGKTTMPEFGQWPFTESAAHGHTRNPWDTTRTPGGSSGGSAAAVAAGLVGAALGGDGGGSIRIPAACCGLFGLKPQRGRVSTAPNPHLWYALGTVGPLTRSVGDAALLYDVLAGTTPTDRWSARPAATGWVEALETPPGRLRIGYSAKSAVPGVRPHPEHVGAVLESVRALRELGHDVREVDPRYPDATAPFAAQFCGGVRAEADAVDRPDLLERRTRRTLALARLVPESAVERGIRAGERLAERADRMFTTMDLLLTPVVPERPRPVGALDGAGLLTALARSRPMVAYTALWNVTGHPAASVPAGLAEDGLPLAVQLVGRRDDEVTVLRVAAQLEEVRPWAQRRPRPPSA
- a CDS encoding competence protein CoiA family protein is translated as MHLTHRGRDVWYLRHADGAPHCASAGESMAHHLLKLELATAARAAGWSAEYEVAAPDGSWRADVLAQSPDGGRRTALEAQLSGISVAGIGMRTARYAADGMEVCWFTDRKRVPWLDTVPAVRIARPQDGGPLQVVAGAARFVPDWCADRADCRRTEPPGAGDDRPKDFRGPLPCGGHGAWTSPGPFPLGRFVAALCAGSVIRSEVTGARPGEQAVMRWVTPGYARMAEEEIRAAHARRRAVAVAHEWLRAAHKEQWEAALRRREEEERQRAADLAAEAAEREAREQRRREAMEAANWRLEQDPYRRMELRDRMARFVGPASDFLRHETGVHPATHYMEAPSFAGGLPLYVRGRPYAVICPVADDIPPVRDRLAALLLFAADPEDGERISRRAAPGQRVVVIPPQRREGV